One genomic segment of Canis lupus familiaris isolate Mischka breed German Shepherd chromosome 22, alternate assembly UU_Cfam_GSD_1.0, whole genome shotgun sequence includes these proteins:
- the OBI1 gene encoding ORC ubiquitin ligase 1 yields the protein MAQTVQNVTLSLTLPITCHICLGKVRQPVICINNHVFCSICIDLWLKNNSQCPACRVPITPENPCKEIIGGTSESEPMLSHTVRKHLRKTRLELLHKEYEDEIDCLQKEVEDLKSKNLSLESQIKTILDPLAVMQGNQNEDKHPVADNPSKIGPETEAEWKKKLRTANEIYEKVKDDVDKLKEANKKLKLENGGLVRENLRLKAEVDNRSPQKFGRFTVAALQSKVEQHERETNRLKKALERSDKYIEELESQIAQLKNSSEEKEAMNSICQRALSTDGKGSIGNEEDMASKSQGDGARKQVGSSTSSSHLAKPSSSSARQECTSKTEPNCSKNKDLYQKQVEIMLDVTDTSMDTYLEREWGNKPSDCIPYKDEELYDLPAPCTPLSLSCLQLSTPENRESSVVKAVGSKKHSNHLRKLVFDDFCDSPNVCNKDSSEDDRSENEKKSECFTSSKTGFWDCCSTSYAQNLDFESSEGNTIANSVGEISLKLSEKSGSCLSKRLNSIRSFEMNRTRTSSEASMDAAYLDKISELDSMMSESDNSKSPCNNGFKSVDLDGLSKSSQGSEFLEEPDKLEERTKPNLSKGSLTTDQLENGNEWKPTSFFLLSPSDQEMNEDFSLHTSSNPGTNEIKPPSCLFQTEFSQGVLLSSSHRLFEDQRFGSSLFKMTSEMHGLHNHLQSPWSASFVPEKRNKNMNQSAKRKIQSSLSNASPSKATKS from the exons gtACGCCAGCCTGTTATATGCATCAACAACCATGTGTTTTGTTCAATTTGTATCGATTTGTGGTTGAAGAATAATAGCCAGTGTCCAGCTTGCAGAGTTCCCATCACACCTGAAAATCCTTGCAAAGAGATTATTG GAGGAACAAGTGAAAGTGAACCTATGCTAAGCCATACAGTCAGGAAGCACCTTCGGAAAACTAGACTTGAGTTACTCCACAAAGAGTATGAG GATGAAATAGATTGTCTGCAGAAAGAAGTAGAAGATCTTAAGAGTAAAAATCTCAGCTTGGAGTCACAAATCAAAACTATTCTGGATCCTTTAGCTGTGATGCAAGGCAACCAAAATGAAGATAAACATCCAGTTGCAGATAATCCAAGTAAAATTGGCccagaaactgaggcagagtggAAGAAAAAACTTAGAACAGCTAATGAAAtctatgaaaaagtaaaagatgaTGTGGATAAGTTAAAGGAA gcaaataaaaaattgaaattggaaAATGGTGGCCTGGTGAGAGAGAATTTACGACTGAAGGCTGAAGTTGATAACAGATCACCCCAGAA GTTTGGAAGGTTTACAGTAGCTGCTCTTCAGTCCAAAGTAGAACAGCATGAACGTGAAACCAATCGCCTCAAGAAAGCCCTGGAACGAAGTGATAAATATATAGAGGAACTAGAATCTCAAATTGCACAGCTAAAAAATTCAAGTGAAGAGAAGGAAGCTATGAATTCCATTTGCCAGAGAGCACTTTCTACTGATGGCAAGGGGAGCATAGGTAACGAGGAGGATATGGCCTCAAAGAGTCAAGGTGATGGTGCCAGAAAGCAGGTTGGCTCATCCACCTCAAGTTCTCACCTGGCAAAACCTTCTAGCAGTTCTGCGAGGCAGGAATGCACCAGCAAAACAGAACCAAATTGTTCGAAGAACAAAGACCTATATCAGAAACAGGTGGAAATAATGTTAGATGTCACAGATACAAGTATGGATACTTACTTGGAAAGAGAATGGGGTAATAAACCAAGTGATTGTATACCCTACAAAGATGAAGAACTTTATGATCTTCCAGCTCCTTGTACTCCTTTGTCCCTtagttgccttcagctcagtacTCCAGAAAACAGAGAGAGCTCTGTGGTCAAAGCAGTAGGTTCCAAAAAGCACTCAAATCATCTCAGAAAATTGGTGTTTGATGATTTTTGTGATTCTCCGAATGTTTGTAATAAAGATTCATCAGAAGATGAtagaagtgaaaatgaaaagaaatcagaatgttTTACTTCCTCAAAGACAGGGTTTTGGGACTGTTGTTCCACAAGCTATGCCCAAAACTTGGATTTTGAAAGCTCAGAGGGGAACACGATAGCAAATTCTGTtggagaaatttctttaaaattaagtgaaaaatcagGCTCATGCTTATCCAAAAGGTTGAATTCTATTCGCTCTTTTGAAATGAATCGGACAAGAACATCCAGTGAGGCATCAATGGACGCAGCTTACCTTGACAAAATCTCTGAACTGGATTCAATGATGTCGGAATCTGACAACAGCAAGAGCCCTTGTAATAATGGTTTTAAGTCCGTGGATCTGGATGGATTATCCAAGTCATCTCAAGGCAGTGAATTTCTTGAGGAACCAGATAAGTTGGAGGAAAGAACTAAGCCAAACCTTTCCAAAGGTTCTCTAACTACTGATCAGTTAGAAAATGGGAATGAATGGAaacccacttctttttttctcctctctccatctgaccaagaaatgaatgaagatttttctcttcatacTAGTTCTAACCCAGGAACTAATGAAATCAAACCCCCGAGCTGTTTGTTTCAGACTGAGTTTTCCCAGGGTGTTTTGTTAAGCAGTTCACACCGGCTATTTGAAGATCAGCGGTTTGGGTCATCTTTGTTTAAGATGACTTCAGAGATGCATGGTCTTCATAACCACCTTCAGTCTCCATGGTCTGCCTCCTTTGTGCCtgagaagaggaataaaaatatgaatcaatcagcgaaaagaaaaatccagagcaGTCTTTCCAATGCTAGCCCATCAAAAGCAACTAAAAGTTGA